In the genome of Nonlabens sp. MB-3u-79, one region contains:
- a CDS encoding tetratricopeptide repeat protein, whose protein sequence is MKLKNPLLIALTVFSFAFAKAQEAGDCNIMLSIFADNAKSKNYNEAFKQLGPLVENCPNASPAIYQYGEQIYEHRLRKNIGAEKDNVDGLIKMLKTQVSNYPDKVDVTRKKIEIARTMQKYKVGTSEEQFQMLHDLFTNDKGNFTDPSGMIVYFKLAEMQFEESKLSLQTLFKIYDELTTQIESLQDERSKVVADLLSKQETSALTEKEQKTIGYQEANLKNYGIVMGSVNGTLGELADCDKLIPLYDADFEANKTSKEWLSNVLVRLQKKDCTDAPLYIKSVKALHAINPSARTAYGLGNIAVSTKEKFQYWDQAVELGVDNDAKVTIYYKKGNIYRSQGQYASARREYLNAVALRPSFGQPYLKIADMIANSTGSCGANPLEKRAVYWVAARYAEKAARVDPSLKNTANKYVASYNGAAPSKKDIFSSEYKSGDTITFNCWVGESVRIPNF, encoded by the coding sequence ATGAAACTTAAAAATCCCCTATTAATAGCCTTAACTGTTTTTAGTTTCGCTTTCGCGAAAGCACAAGAAGCAGGGGACTGCAACATCATGTTAAGCATCTTTGCAGACAATGCAAAATCAAAAAATTATAATGAAGCTTTCAAGCAATTAGGACCACTTGTTGAAAATTGTCCAAACGCCAGCCCAGCCATATACCAATATGGTGAGCAAATCTATGAACATAGATTGAGGAAAAATATAGGTGCCGAAAAAGATAATGTAGATGGCCTAATAAAAATGCTGAAGACTCAAGTTTCAAATTACCCAGATAAAGTAGATGTTACAAGAAAAAAGATTGAAATCGCAAGAACCATGCAAAAGTACAAAGTAGGTACTTCTGAAGAACAGTTTCAAATGCTTCACGATCTATTTACTAATGACAAAGGAAACTTTACTGATCCTAGTGGAATGATCGTTTATTTTAAGCTTGCCGAAATGCAGTTTGAAGAATCCAAACTAAGCCTTCAAACGCTCTTTAAAATCTATGACGAGTTAACTACCCAGATAGAATCTCTTCAGGATGAACGATCTAAAGTAGTAGCAGATTTGTTATCCAAACAAGAAACTAGTGCTCTTACTGAAAAAGAACAGAAAACTATAGGATACCAAGAGGCCAACCTCAAAAATTACGGCATTGTAATGGGTAGTGTAAATGGTACTCTAGGAGAACTCGCAGACTGTGATAAATTGATTCCTTTGTACGATGCAGATTTTGAAGCTAATAAGACTAGTAAAGAATGGTTGAGCAACGTATTAGTTAGGTTACAAAAGAAAGACTGTACAGACGCCCCTCTTTACATCAAATCTGTTAAAGCTTTACACGCGATTAATCCTAGTGCAAGAACTGCATACGGTTTAGGTAATATTGCTGTAAGTACTAAGGAGAAGTTTCAATATTGGGATCAAGCCGTAGAACTAGGTGTTGATAACGACGCTAAAGTAACTATCTACTATAAAAAAGGTAATATATATAGAAGTCAAGGTCAATATGCCAGCGCTAGAAGAGAATACCTTAATGCAGTAGCTTTAAGACCGTCTTTTGGTCAGCCTTACTTGAAAATCGCAGATATGATCGCAAATAGCACTGGAAGTTGTGGAGCAAATCCACTTGAAAAAAGAGCTGTTTATTGGGTCGCTGCTCGTTATGCTGAGAAAGCGGCAAGAGTAGATCCATCATTGAAAAATACGGCAAACAAATATGTTGCTAGCTACAATGGCGCAGCTCCAAGTAAAAAGGATATATTCTCTAGTGAATACAAGTCTGGTGATACCATCACGTTTAACTGCTGGGTCGGAGAGTCTGTAAGAATACCTAACTTTTAA
- the lptC gene encoding LPS export ABC transporter periplasmic protein LptC, which produces MRSHFHILKITITALAVICFLASCDNNLKEIQKMEIASNEPVGEVENMLLKHTDSGKLKLTLQGEKMLDFSNDEFPYTQFPDGIKVEVYEYRNNKTEVTTITANAGTLYDKTNLVDLKGNVKIITSDGNTFSGEQLYWDQTAKWIFTNQPPFEIVLKDPKTKEEVGRITATVLDASEDLKIYQARNPDDTFISKSNQ; this is translated from the coding sequence ATGAGGTCACATTTTCACATATTAAAAATCACGATCACGGCATTAGCCGTGATCTGTTTTTTAGCATCATGTGATAATAATCTTAAGGAGATCCAAAAAATGGAAATAGCTTCTAATGAACCTGTAGGTGAAGTAGAAAACATGCTATTAAAACATACCGATAGCGGGAAATTAAAATTAACGCTTCAAGGAGAAAAAATGTTAGATTTTTCTAATGACGAGTTTCCCTACACGCAGTTTCCTGATGGAATAAAAGTAGAGGTCTACGAGTACCGGAATAATAAAACAGAAGTGACCACCATTACAGCAAACGCTGGTACTTTGTATGACAAAACCAATTTGGTCGATTTAAAAGGAAATGTAAAAATCATCACTAGTGATGGAAATACCTTTAGTGGAGAACAGCTGTACTGGGACCAGACCGCTAAGTGGATTTTTACTAACCAACCGCCCTTTGAGATTGTTTTAAAAGACCCAAAAACAAAAGAAGAAGTAGGTCGTATTACAGCAACGGTTCTGGACGCAAGTGAAGACCTTAAAATTTACCAAGCGAGAAATCCAGACGATACCTTTATATCAAAATCAAACCAATGA
- a CDS encoding hemolysin family protein, with amino-acid sequence MLLHILIIVLMLVLSAFFSGMEIAYVSSNKIHIELEKRQNDLIGRVLRNLTVQPSKFIITMLIGNSISLVVYGFAMERLMSGYLVESFPQYADALNNLLTQTVFTTLIILLTAEFLPKVFFQIYANELLKFFAIPAYIFFLLFWPVSWFCIQISDFILKAFFKSNGDALQLTFSKLELGNYITEQMESVQLQEDLDTEIQIFQNALDFGGLKAREIMVPRTEMISVHQNTEVKELNKKFVATGLSKILIHEDTIDDITGYVHSFDLFKSPENVQQVKRNVINVPETMLAKDVLSLLTKRHKSIAIVLDEYGGTSGLITVEDIIEELFGEIEDEHDSDLLIDQQISETEFKLSARLEVDQINENYKLDLPESDQYETLGGLIVNETAGIPEEGDIVVINGNTYKILEKSDNKIDLVHLTLGEAE; translated from the coding sequence ATGCTCCTACATATTCTTATCATCGTTTTAATGCTGGTCTTGAGTGCTTTTTTCTCAGGAATGGAAATCGCTTATGTTTCTTCTAATAAGATTCATATAGAATTAGAAAAACGACAAAATGACCTTATAGGACGTGTGCTGCGCAACCTCACCGTACAGCCTTCTAAGTTTATTATTACCATGCTTATAGGTAATAGCATCTCGCTAGTAGTCTATGGATTTGCTATGGAGCGATTAATGAGTGGTTATCTAGTAGAATCATTTCCACAATATGCCGATGCGCTAAACAACCTGCTTACTCAAACGGTGTTCACCACCTTAATAATACTGCTTACCGCAGAGTTTTTACCAAAGGTGTTTTTCCAAATCTATGCCAATGAGTTATTGAAGTTTTTTGCTATTCCTGCCTATATCTTTTTCCTATTATTCTGGCCAGTTTCTTGGTTTTGTATACAGATATCAGATTTTATACTCAAAGCCTTTTTTAAATCAAATGGAGATGCCTTGCAATTAACCTTTTCTAAACTTGAACTGGGTAATTACATCACCGAGCAAATGGAAAGTGTCCAACTGCAAGAAGACCTGGATACAGAAATCCAGATCTTCCAGAACGCTCTCGATTTTGGAGGTCTGAAAGCCCGTGAAATCATGGTGCCTAGAACAGAAATGATATCGGTACATCAAAATACCGAAGTAAAAGAGCTGAATAAAAAGTTTGTTGCCACAGGTTTATCAAAAATTCTAATCCACGAAGACACTATAGATGATATTACTGGGTATGTGCACAGTTTTGACCTGTTCAAATCACCAGAAAATGTCCAGCAGGTAAAACGCAACGTGATCAATGTTCCAGAAACAATGCTCGCAAAAGATGTGTTAAGCCTACTTACCAAACGACATAAAAGCATTGCCATCGTATTAGATGAATATGGAGGTACGAGCGGTTTAATCACCGTAGAAGATATTATAGAAGAACTGTTTGGAGAAATTGAAGATGAACACGATTCTGACTTATTGATCGATCAACAAATCAGTGAAACTGAGTTTAAATTAAGTGCTCGTCTGGAAGTAGATCAAATTAACGAAAACTATAAACTAGACCTGCCAGAAAGCGATCAGTACGAGACTTTAGGAGGTCTTATAGTTAATGAAACAGCTGGGATTCCAGAAGAAGGAGATATTGTAGTCATCAACGGAAATACTTATAAAATACTAGAAAAATCAGATAATAAGATAGATTTAGTACATCTCACCTTAGGAGAGGCCGAGTAA
- a CDS encoding peptidylprolyl isomerase, with translation MAILGKIRNQGVILILVIALALFAFIIQGVLTSGGQKQSDAVGYVGDAEIDRENFARKVENASQRGGANVSQLQAVNSVWDQEVRNAVLDQQITAAGIQVTDEKVAELVKANYKSNPQFQNADGSFSEAAFKAEVDRIDPSVWNDYVLDIAANARQEQFFNLLKSGLIATNADGEMEYRMENDKRSFTYVNIPYNTIADDLVEITKSEIDAYVDQHKDQFKVAAQRDIEFALFEDNASPSDKEALKSDLNKLLTTQTLRNLSTNKDYTIPAITDATNLDAYVAQNSDLPYNNRYTMTANLTAAAMAIASLEKGQTFGPYEDGEYMKLSLVENKKVINDSVQNRRIIIDYAGAQRTASSVTRNKEAAKKTADSIFNIIGQNKESFDSKFEYFKENKEVANGQDIGWVMYSGNARNYSPEFNEFIYENSKGTVGLVETVFGYQIVRIDDVAAAKDAIKLATVSKKILASKQTGKDLYTKTVKFQQAAKSGDFTALAKENGVTATPVKNLKSLDETLPTIGKNRSIVKWAFNEESSLGDVDRFETSKGYVIVKITKKTKAGNMSSEEASFKVTPILRKKKKAQLILDKIKSTNLAEIAKNQGQTTKTASTVDRKNPTIPGIGEEPLVVGTAFGLERGGTSKPITGVAGVFVIKVIAIESAPDLQSYAANANTIATQAANQSISQLVEALKKSVEIEDNRAVFY, from the coding sequence ATGGCGATATTAGGTAAAATTAGAAATCAAGGAGTTATTCTGATTTTAGTAATTGCACTAGCATTATTTGCATTTATTATTCAAGGTGTCCTTACCTCAGGTGGACAAAAACAATCTGACGCAGTAGGTTACGTAGGTGATGCAGAAATTGATCGAGAGAATTTTGCTAGAAAAGTAGAAAACGCTTCTCAACGTGGAGGTGCTAACGTATCTCAATTGCAAGCAGTAAATTCTGTATGGGATCAAGAAGTAAGAAACGCGGTACTAGATCAACAAATTACGGCTGCTGGAATCCAAGTTACGGATGAAAAAGTAGCCGAACTAGTAAAGGCAAATTACAAGAGCAATCCACAATTTCAAAATGCTGATGGCTCCTTCTCTGAAGCAGCTTTTAAAGCTGAAGTAGACCGAATCGATCCTTCTGTATGGAACGATTACGTTCTAGATATCGCTGCAAATGCAAGACAAGAACAATTTTTTAATTTATTAAAATCAGGTCTTATCGCTACAAATGCAGACGGCGAGATGGAATACAGAATGGAAAACGACAAGCGTTCTTTTACTTATGTTAATATTCCGTACAACACTATTGCCGACGACCTAGTAGAAATTACTAAGTCAGAAATTGATGCTTATGTAGACCAACACAAAGACCAGTTTAAAGTAGCAGCACAACGTGATATCGAGTTTGCCCTTTTTGAGGACAATGCATCTCCATCTGACAAGGAGGCTCTTAAATCTGACTTAAATAAGTTGCTTACTACACAAACACTACGTAATCTAAGCACTAATAAAGACTATACTATTCCTGCTATTACCGACGCGACTAATCTCGATGCTTACGTAGCTCAGAACAGTGACTTGCCTTATAACAATCGCTATACAATGACCGCTAACTTAACTGCGGCAGCAATGGCAATAGCCTCCCTAGAAAAAGGACAAACATTTGGCCCGTATGAAGATGGAGAATACATGAAATTATCACTTGTTGAAAACAAAAAGGTGATCAACGACAGTGTTCAAAACAGACGTATAATTATTGATTATGCTGGTGCTCAAAGAACCGCTTCTTCAGTAACTAGAAATAAAGAAGCTGCTAAGAAAACAGCAGACAGTATCTTTAACATCATAGGACAAAACAAAGAAAGCTTTGACTCTAAATTTGAATACTTTAAAGAGAATAAAGAAGTAGCAAACGGTCAAGACATCGGCTGGGTTATGTATTCTGGCAATGCAAGAAATTATTCCCCTGAATTTAACGAGTTCATATATGAAAATAGTAAAGGAACTGTCGGTCTTGTAGAAACGGTATTCGGTTATCAAATTGTAAGAATAGATGATGTTGCCGCTGCAAAAGACGCTATTAAACTAGCTACTGTTTCTAAAAAAATACTCGCTTCTAAACAAACTGGAAAAGATTTATATACCAAAACAGTGAAATTTCAGCAAGCGGCAAAATCAGGAGATTTTACTGCTCTTGCAAAAGAAAACGGAGTTACGGCAACACCAGTTAAAAACCTTAAGTCACTTGATGAAACTTTACCGACAATAGGTAAAAACAGAAGTATCGTTAAATGGGCATTTAATGAAGAGAGTTCTTTAGGCGATGTAGATCGTTTTGAAACTTCAAAAGGATATGTCATCGTAAAAATTACCAAAAAGACGAAAGCAGGAAACATGTCTAGTGAAGAAGCCAGTTTTAAAGTAACACCTATCTTAAGAAAAAAGAAGAAAGCGCAACTGATCCTAGATAAAATCAAGTCGACAAATCTTGCCGAGATTGCAAAAAACCAAGGACAAACCACTAAAACAGCTTCTACCGTAGACCGCAAGAATCCAACGATTCCTGGTATAGGTGAAGAGCCACTAGTAGTAGGAACAGCATTCGGCCTTGAACGAGGCGGCACCTCTAAGCCTATAACTGGTGTAGCTGGTGTTTTTGTTATTAAAGTAATCGCTATTGAATCTGCTCCAGATTTACAGAGTTATGCAGCAAATGCAAATACTATTGCAACCCAAGCTGCAAATCAATCCATTTCTCAACTTGTAGAAGCTTTGAAAAAGTCTGTAGAGATTGAAGATAATAGAGCTGTATTTTATTAA
- a CDS encoding GYDIA family GHMP kinase has translation MKFKAHGKFLITGEYAVLNNVPALAMPLKLNQYLEISYRNDQEITWKSYNSDGDLWYELATYVNDLYSDTIHCSHPITSKLREVLTTALELTSKGSLRGFDAVMTLDFDRHSGMGTSSTLISLVSQWLGCDPYQLQFKCFGGSGYDVACATADRALIYNYNDSKPIVEEAHFDPTIKDQIFFVYLNRKQDSRDSIAMFQQELLTDELREELSLMPQGFISASKDLSKFNYIIERHEEIISSLIGLEPIKNQLFIDYKGAIKSLGGWGGDFIMATGDLAARDYFKNKGYDEILEWDEVAV, from the coding sequence ATGAAATTTAAAGCGCACGGTAAGTTTTTAATAACAGGTGAATACGCTGTTTTGAACAACGTTCCTGCACTCGCTATGCCTTTAAAATTAAATCAGTATTTAGAAATCTCTTACAGAAATGATCAAGAGATCACTTGGAAAAGTTATAATAGTGATGGTGATTTATGGTATGAGCTAGCCACCTATGTGAACGACTTGTATTCAGATACAATACATTGTTCTCATCCCATTACATCTAAGTTAAGGGAGGTTTTAACTACTGCTTTGGAGCTTACTTCTAAGGGTTCTTTACGAGGTTTTGATGCAGTGATGACCTTGGATTTTGATCGTCATTCAGGAATGGGAACCAGTTCTACTCTGATTTCCTTAGTATCGCAATGGTTGGGATGTGATCCATATCAATTGCAATTCAAGTGTTTTGGAGGTAGTGGTTACGATGTGGCGTGCGCGACAGCAGATCGTGCGCTGATTTATAATTACAACGATTCTAAACCTATTGTCGAAGAAGCCCACTTTGATCCAACTATTAAAGATCAAATTTTCTTTGTGTACCTCAATCGCAAGCAAGACAGTAGAGATTCGATTGCTATGTTCCAACAAGAATTGTTAACCGATGAGTTGCGAGAAGAATTAAGCCTCATGCCACAAGGTTTTATAAGCGCTTCTAAAGACCTTTCTAAGTTTAATTACATCATAGAAAGGCACGAAGAGATCATCTCTAGTTTAATAGGTTTAGAGCCTATAAAGAACCAACTCTTTATAGATTATAAAGGTGCAATCAAATCTTTAGGTGGTTGGGGTGGTGATTTTATCATGGCAACTGGTGATCTTGCTGCTCGTGATTATTTTAAGAATAAAGGATATGATGAGATTCTTGAATGGGATGAGGTAGCCGTATAA
- a CDS encoding carbon-nitrogen hydrolase family protein, translating into MNSIIKVALAQISPVWLDKKATLEKILSTLEEAVREQAELVVFGEGLLPGYPFWLALMDGASWNKKEVKELHRHYALNAVCIEKGDLDAVCAFAKAKHISIYLGVIERPEDRGGHSLYASMVYIDQKGVIQSVHRKLQPTYDERLTWSPGDGNGLVTHQLKDFTVSGLNCWENWMPLARAAMYAQGTNLHVACWPGSDHNTKDITRFIAREGRCYVLSVSSTMFKEDFPEGTPYLEELLKNAPAVLTNGGSAIAGPDGEWIVAPQVGKEELIYATLDFNKVLEERQNFDPVGHYSRPDVTQLQVNRERQSTVKFING; encoded by the coding sequence ATGAATTCAATTATTAAAGTAGCCTTAGCCCAAATCTCTCCCGTATGGTTGGATAAAAAAGCTACCCTGGAAAAGATATTGTCTACGCTGGAAGAGGCGGTAAGAGAACAAGCCGAGTTGGTTGTCTTTGGAGAAGGATTGTTGCCAGGGTATCCGTTTTGGCTCGCTCTTATGGATGGAGCGTCTTGGAATAAAAAGGAAGTAAAAGAATTGCACAGGCATTATGCGCTGAATGCAGTTTGTATAGAAAAAGGAGATTTAGATGCTGTTTGCGCTTTCGCGAAAGCGAAACATATATCCATCTATCTCGGTGTCATAGAAAGACCTGAAGACCGCGGTGGACACAGCCTTTATGCGAGTATGGTTTATATAGACCAAAAAGGAGTTATTCAGAGTGTGCATAGAAAACTGCAACCCACTTACGACGAACGACTCACTTGGTCACCTGGTGATGGGAACGGTCTGGTGACACATCAACTCAAAGATTTTACGGTGAGTGGTCTCAATTGTTGGGAAAACTGGATGCCTTTAGCTCGTGCAGCTATGTATGCGCAAGGAACTAATTTGCACGTAGCCTGCTGGCCGGGTAGTGATCACAATACCAAGGATATTACTAGATTTATTGCGCGAGAAGGACGTTGTTATGTGCTTTCAGTTTCTAGCACGATGTTTAAAGAAGATTTTCCAGAAGGAACACCTTATTTAGAGGAGTTGTTGAAAAATGCACCAGCGGTACTTACCAATGGTGGTAGCGCTATTGCTGGGCCTGATGGAGAATGGATCGTTGCGCCTCAAGTCGGTAAAGAAGAACTTATTTACGCCACTTTAGACTTTAATAAGGTGCTGGAGGAGCGCCAAAATTTTGATCCCGTAGGTCATTATTCGCGTCCAGATGTAACTCAGTTGCAGGTGAACAGAGAACGACAGAGTACGGTGAAGTTTATAAACGGTTAA
- a CDS encoding geranylgeranylglycerol-phosphate geranylgeranyltransferase, producing the protein MKAEQPHPLNKRLGLKTLLIKSLSLFSSVRLYNVIIVAIAQFLAAIFIMAPELSVSSILSDYKLWLIIIASSAAIAGGYIINNFYDREKDLINRPQKTLLENRVRRSTLWSVYFVVNGLAFILGSVVSWRAGLFFAAYIFAMWFYSHKLKRVLFLGNLMSALLAVLPFFVLFMYYKNFYPVIFVHGGFLFLILGMRELVKDLENLRGDLVQNYRTIPVVLGEKQSKQFYTLLTFLTIVPIAALITYFEIGYMQYYFTLIVGSLLVCLPLIWSSRRKREYLLIHFILKIIIGAGVFSILLIDLPVIISRLQTIFN; encoded by the coding sequence GTGAAAGCAGAGCAACCACATCCACTGAATAAGCGACTAGGTTTAAAGACACTTTTGATAAAGTCATTAAGTCTCTTTTCCAGTGTGCGTTTGTACAACGTAATTATTGTTGCTATTGCTCAGTTTCTGGCAGCTATTTTTATCATGGCGCCAGAGCTTTCTGTCTCTTCTATTTTATCAGATTATAAACTATGGTTGATCATCATTGCGAGTAGTGCCGCGATTGCCGGGGGCTATATTATTAATAATTTTTACGATCGAGAAAAGGACCTGATCAACAGGCCACAAAAAACTTTGTTGGAGAACCGGGTGCGACGCTCTACATTATGGTCAGTGTACTTTGTAGTGAACGGTCTCGCTTTTATTTTGGGAAGTGTGGTATCCTGGCGTGCAGGACTATTTTTTGCAGCCTATATTTTTGCGATGTGGTTCTATTCTCATAAATTAAAGCGGGTATTATTCTTAGGTAATTTGATGTCGGCACTGCTTGCTGTACTTCCGTTTTTTGTGCTTTTTATGTACTATAAAAATTTCTATCCAGTTATATTTGTTCACGGCGGATTTCTATTCTTGATTCTAGGGATGCGAGAATTGGTCAAAGATTTAGAAAATTTAAGGGGTGATCTGGTCCAAAATTATAGAACGATACCCGTTGTCTTAGGAGAAAAACAAAGCAAGCAGTTTTACACTTTGCTTACCTTCCTTACGATTGTTCCTATCGCTGCTTTAATTACTTATTTTGAAATAGGGTATATGCAGTATTACTTTACATTAATCGTAGGATCATTGCTAGTATGTTTGCCATTGATCTGGTCTTCTAGACGCAAGCGCGAGTATTTATTGATACATTTTATTCTTAAAATAATAATAGGCGCTGGAGTGTTTTCTATTTTATTAATCGATTTACCTGTTATCATATCAAGATTACAAACCATTTTTAACTAA
- a CDS encoding tetratricopeptide repeat protein produces the protein MKKILFALLFLTGTVVYGQSAFAKAEQLYRAEKYDKALFSFSKLYEQDSTDLNVVERLGDIAGHKKDFETAMNYYKLLLEIKPKDAHYNFKYGGAMGLYAKGCSKLKALGMLDDIKMYLKRAAGLDLNHIESRHALSQLYCELPGIVGGSIKKSRSYADELLKLSPVDGHLAHGFIDEYEEDYGKAIASYSKAVETGGSLVTYRKLAAVYEDKLKNYEKAIKVLKRAQQQHQDKQLVLDIATLKTRLQISE, from the coding sequence ATGAAGAAGATTTTATTCGCACTATTGTTTTTAACGGGCACAGTTGTTTATGGTCAGTCCGCTTTCGCGAAAGCGGAACAATTATACAGAGCAGAAAAATACGACAAAGCACTGTTCTCGTTTTCTAAATTGTACGAGCAGGACAGTACAGACTTAAATGTTGTAGAACGTTTAGGAGACATAGCCGGTCATAAAAAAGACTTTGAAACGGCAATGAACTATTACAAGCTACTCTTAGAAATCAAACCAAAAGACGCCCACTACAACTTTAAATATGGTGGTGCCATGGGACTTTATGCTAAAGGTTGCTCCAAGTTAAAAGCACTAGGCATGCTGGACGATATCAAGATGTATCTTAAAAGAGCTGCCGGATTAGATCTCAATCATATAGAATCAAGACATGCGTTATCTCAATTATACTGCGAGTTACCAGGTATAGTAGGTGGCTCTATTAAGAAAAGCCGCTCTTATGCCGATGAACTTTTAAAATTATCTCCTGTAGATGGACATCTTGCTCATGGGTTTATCGATGAATATGAAGAAGATTATGGCAAAGCAATAGCTTCCTATAGTAAAGCGGTAGAAACCGGTGGCTCTTTAGTTACCTATAGAAAACTAGCCGCCGTTTATGAGGATAAATTAAAGAACTATGAAAAAGCCATAAAGGTCCTCAAACGCGCCCAACAACAACACCAAGACAAACAGCTTGTTCTAGATATCGCTACCTTAAAAACACGGCTGCAAATAAGCGAGTAA
- a CDS encoding UDP-N-acetylmuramate--L-alanine ligase, which produces MRVHFIAIGGSAMHNLALALHHKGDHVTGSDDTIFEPSKSRLEKYGLLPEEFGWFTEKISTDLDAVILGMHAKEDNPELIKAQELGLKIYSYPEYLYEQSKNKTRVVIGGSHGKTTITSMILHVMHYHEKEVDYMVGAQLDGFDTMVHLTDENGFIVLEGDEYLSSPIDRRPKFHLYQPNIALISGIAWDHINVFPTWENYLSQFEQFVELMKNGSILVYNEDDAAVAALAEAATKPTRKHSYTVPDHQIINGTTYLDTPEGAMPIEIFGKHNLSNLAGAKWMCQHMGIDEDDFYEAIATFKGASKRLEKIAENSDAVIFKDFAHSPSKVAATTAAVATQYEGRKIIACLELHTYSSLNPEFLEQYKNALDPATVAVVFYSPNAVAIKKLAPISKEQILKAFDRDDLIVMTDPTAFKEWLFQQQLERSALLLMSSGNYGGLDFEEVKKLVN; this is translated from the coding sequence ATGCGCGTACACTTTATCGCGATAGGCGGCAGCGCCATGCACAATCTTGCTCTTGCTTTACATCACAAAGGTGATCATGTAACAGGTAGCGACGATACTATCTTTGAACCAAGTAAATCCAGACTGGAAAAATACGGTTTGCTTCCAGAAGAATTTGGCTGGTTTACAGAGAAGATCTCTACAGATCTGGATGCCGTAATTTTAGGAATGCATGCAAAAGAGGATAATCCAGAATTAATAAAAGCTCAAGAATTAGGGCTTAAAATTTATTCTTATCCAGAATATCTCTACGAACAGTCTAAAAACAAAACACGTGTTGTTATAGGTGGTTCTCATGGTAAAACAACCATCACCTCCATGATTCTTCATGTCATGCATTATCATGAAAAAGAAGTAGATTACATGGTAGGCGCACAACTAGACGGTTTTGACACCATGGTACATCTTACTGATGAAAATGGATTTATAGTTTTAGAAGGTGATGAATACCTGTCCAGCCCAATAGATAGAAGACCTAAATTTCATTTGTACCAGCCTAATATCGCATTGATCTCTGGTATTGCTTGGGATCATATCAATGTTTTCCCTACTTGGGAAAATTACCTGAGCCAGTTTGAGCAGTTTGTTGAATTGATGAAAAACGGCAGTATTCTCGTTTATAATGAAGACGATGCAGCCGTTGCGGCACTAGCTGAAGCAGCAACAAAACCTACTAGAAAACATTCTTATACGGTTCCAGATCATCAAATCATCAATGGTACTACTTATCTGGATACTCCTGAAGGAGCTATGCCTATTGAAATTTTTGGTAAACACAACTTGAGCAATCTCGCTGGTGCTAAATGGATGTGTCAGCACATGGGCATTGATGAAGATGATTTTTATGAAGCTATTGCGACCTTTAAAGGAGCGTCCAAACGCCTTGAGAAAATAGCCGAAAATTCAGATGCGGTGATCTTTAAAGATTTTGCTCATTCTCCTAGTAAGGTTGCTGCTACAACAGCAGCAGTTGCCACACAATACGAAGGACGTAAAATTATCGCTTGCTTGGAATTGCACACCTACTCCAGCCTGAATCCAGAGTTTTTAGAACAGTATAAAAACGCCCTTGATCCAGCAACAGTTGCTGTGGTTTTTTACAGCCCAAACGCTGTAGCCATTAAAAAACTAGCTCCAATTTCTAAGGAGCAAATTCTCAAAGCTTTTGATCGTGATGACCTTATCGTTATGACAGATCCAACAGCCTTTAAAGAATGGCTTTTTCAACAACAACTAGAGCGCAGTGCTTTATTGCTGATGAGCAGTGGTAACTATGGCGGTCTTGATTTTGAAGAAGTAAAGAAATTAGTGAACTAA